In Methanosarcina siciliae T4/M, one genomic interval encodes:
- the pglX gene encoding BREX-1 system adenine-specific DNA-methyltransferase PglX, with amino-acid sequence MDKSAIIEFSNKVRNKLNEEVKSQAGHYGIFPKEIHSVEEHPDSVVINGSVFNSKIKNQRSQLVKQIKEKGYEQVMEEVTYTWFNRLVALKFMEMNGCLPDQIKVFTSTDPNKPEPDLLTNVLKLDFLDLNRDLVLDLKAENKDEELYKYLILKLCNYLNKIMPFLFEKIEDYTELLFPDKLLHTGSVLHDLNSIIPEEDWKEVEIIGWIYQDYIAPKKDKVFADLKKNIKISKENIPAVTQLFTPHWIVRYLVENSLGRLWMLNRPGSCLVDRMDYYVKPEQQETDFLKINSPEEIKICDPACGSGHMLVYAFDLLYAIYEEEGYTPSEIPEMILTHNLYGIEIDKRAGELAGFALTMKARGKDRHFFRKQVQPNICMLENVAFEEGELNAYIDAVGRDLFTSAHRATLLQFAEAGNFGSLIHPTSKDVSDLLHLLGAKNLSGNLSQLSTHQKVMQTLNQADYLNPKYHAVIANPPYMGNKGINSDLKNFLQKYYTDTKSDLFSAFIERIMEMAQKGGFIGMMTPFNWMFLSSFEKLRHNIFAKCTLTTLVRPEFHAFFDSAYVTICGFTLFTRDLSNFKGSFIDLQKFYGADLQPLKALEAIQDPDCGWFFRASAADFLKIPGSPIAYWTSKSMRNAFSNLPPLSETFFSDGANKTGDNEKYMRFLWEVSKNTTFIENREDFKWLPCAKGGEFRRWYGNIIHLINWLPETRNHYSKDKVARLLNKKYWYKEGITWSRITSSENVGFRLLPSSATYETAGTSIFPKQNDENDIYYVLGMLSSKISKEVYKILNPTLVLQVGDVINVPRAQIKNETITNNVSYLVDFSKQDWDSYEISCGFTTFPLLKSEYHQPTLKETYTNLCTHWQEMTLEMQRLEEENNRIFIEAYGLQGELTPEIPLSEITLTCNPYYRYGNNKTEKELEALLLTDTIKELISYAVGCMFGRYSPEKEGLILANQGEKLADFKEKVPEASFLPDEDNIIPILDDEYYTDDIVGRFKEFLKLTFGAETLSENLDFIAGALSKKAETPEKVIRNYFLKDFYSDHLKMYKKRPIYWLFTSSEKGKVFNALVYMHRYEKTTLAKMRIDYLLDFESKLDAQRSLLEKEITENSKNSGKAESELAKLNKKINELVKYDELLKNKADQMIEIDLDDGVKVNYEKFKGLVAKI; translated from the coding sequence ATGGATAAATCAGCAATAATAGAATTCTCAAACAAGGTTCGCAACAAGTTAAATGAAGAAGTAAAAAGCCAGGCAGGCCACTATGGAATATTTCCCAAAGAAATCCACTCCGTAGAAGAGCACCCGGACTCAGTTGTCATCAACGGCAGCGTCTTTAATTCAAAAATCAAAAACCAGCGCTCCCAGCTTGTTAAGCAGATTAAGGAAAAAGGCTACGAGCAGGTCATGGAAGAAGTTACCTATACCTGGTTCAATCGTCTTGTAGCCCTCAAGTTCATGGAGATGAACGGCTGCCTTCCGGACCAGATCAAAGTTTTTACCTCAACAGATCCGAATAAACCCGAACCCGACCTTCTCACAAACGTTCTGAAACTTGATTTTCTCGACCTCAACCGGGATTTAGTGCTTGATCTCAAAGCCGAAAACAAAGATGAAGAGCTTTACAAATACCTGATCCTCAAACTCTGCAATTACCTGAACAAAATAATGCCTTTCCTCTTTGAGAAAATCGAAGACTATACCGAACTCCTTTTCCCTGACAAGCTTCTCCATACAGGCTCTGTCCTGCACGACCTGAATTCAATCATCCCTGAAGAGGACTGGAAAGAAGTTGAAATCATTGGCTGGATCTACCAAGATTATATTGCTCCAAAGAAGGACAAAGTCTTTGCCGACCTGAAGAAGAATATCAAAATCAGCAAGGAAAACATCCCTGCTGTTACTCAGCTTTTTACCCCTCACTGGATTGTCCGTTATCTTGTGGAAAATTCCCTGGGCCGCCTTTGGATGCTAAACCGTCCGGGATCCTGCCTTGTTGACCGGATGGATTATTACGTAAAACCGGAACAGCAGGAAACCGATTTTTTGAAAATCAATTCTCCTGAAGAGATCAAGATTTGCGACCCTGCCTGCGGTTCAGGACACATGCTTGTTTATGCTTTTGATTTACTGTATGCTATTTACGAAGAAGAAGGATACACTCCTTCCGAGATCCCGGAAATGATCCTGACCCACAACCTTTATGGGATCGAGATCGATAAGCGAGCAGGAGAACTTGCAGGCTTTGCGCTGACCATGAAGGCAAGGGGAAAAGACCGCCACTTTTTCAGAAAGCAGGTTCAGCCCAATATCTGTATGCTGGAAAATGTCGCTTTTGAGGAAGGAGAACTCAATGCTTACATAGATGCAGTCGGACGTGACCTTTTTACCAGCGCCCATAGAGCAACTCTACTCCAATTTGCTGAGGCTGGCAATTTCGGTTCACTTATCCACCCAACTTCAAAGGATGTATCAGATCTTTTGCACCTGCTGGGGGCTAAAAACCTTTCAGGTAACCTCTCCCAACTTTCAACTCATCAGAAAGTTATGCAGACTCTGAATCAGGCTGATTATCTCAACCCGAAATATCATGCGGTTATAGCCAACCCGCCTTATATGGGGAACAAGGGAATTAATTCCGATCTAAAAAATTTCCTTCAGAAATATTATACTGATACGAAATCGGATCTATTTTCAGCTTTTATTGAACGGATTATGGAAATGGCGCAAAAAGGCGGTTTCATAGGTATGATGACCCCTTTCAATTGGATGTTCCTCAGTTCGTTTGAAAAGCTTCGCCATAATATTTTTGCAAAATGTACCCTTACGACTCTAGTACGCCCTGAATTTCATGCTTTTTTCGATTCAGCCTATGTAACAATCTGTGGTTTTACTCTCTTTACAAGAGATTTAAGTAATTTTAAAGGTTCATTTATAGACCTACAGAAATTTTATGGTGCAGATTTACAGCCCTTAAAAGCATTAGAAGCCATTCAAGATCCTGACTGTGGCTGGTTCTTCCGCGCCTCCGCCGCCGACTTCCTGAAAATCCCTGGTTCGCCGATTGCTTATTGGACGAGCAAAAGTATGAGGAATGCTTTTTCGAATTTACCGCCATTAAGTGAAACCTTTTTCTCCGATGGAGCTAACAAAACAGGTGACAATGAGAAATACATGAGATTCTTATGGGAAGTATCCAAAAACACCACATTTATAGAAAATAGAGAGGATTTCAAGTGGCTCCCCTGTGCAAAGGGGGGAGAATTCCGCAGATGGTACGGAAATATTATACATCTAATTAACTGGTTGCCTGAAACACGTAATCACTATTCAAAAGACAAGGTAGCAAGGCTTTTAAATAAAAAATATTGGTACAAAGAAGGAATTACTTGGAGTAGAATCACTTCAAGTGAAAATGTTGGTTTTAGACTTTTACCTTCATCAGCAACTTATGAAACTGCTGGAACTTCGATATTTCCCAAACAAAACGACGAGAATGACATTTATTATGTATTGGGAATGTTGTCCTCCAAGATATCAAAAGAAGTATATAAAATCCTTAATCCAACCTTAGTTTTACAGGTTGGAGATGTTATCAATGTGCCTAGGGCACAAATAAAAAATGAAACTATTACAAACAATGTGAGCTATCTTGTTGATTTTAGTAAGCAAGATTGGGACTCCTACGAAATCTCCTGTGGCTTCACCACCTTTCCATTATTAAAATCGGAATACCACCAACCAACCTTGAAGGAAACTTACACCAACCTCTGCACCCACTGGCAAGAAATGACTCTTGAAATGCAGCGACTGGAAGAAGAAAATAACCGTATTTTCATCGAGGCCTATGGATTGCAGGGCGAATTAACCCCCGAGATTCCACTTTCTGAAATCACTCTAACCTGCAATCCATATTATCGATATGGCAACAACAAAACAGAAAAGGAACTTGAAGCTCTGCTACTGACAGATACAATCAAAGAATTAATTTCTTATGCTGTCGGCTGCATGTTCGGAAGATACTCACCAGAAAAAGAAGGACTGATTCTTGCAAATCAGGGAGAAAAGCTGGCTGATTTTAAAGAAAAAGTACCTGAGGCTTCTTTCCTGCCGGACGAAGACAATATCATTCCGATCCTCGATGACGAATATTACACGGACGACATCGTAGGCAGGTTCAAAGAGTTCTTGAAGTTAACTTTCGGGGCGGAGACGCTTTCAGAAAATCTTGACTTTATTGCAGGGGCACTTTCAAAGAAGGCTGAAACTCCTGAAAAAGTTATCCGAAACTATTTCCTGAAGGATTTCTACAGCGATCACCTGAAGATGTATAAGAAAAGGCCTATTTACTGGCTCTTTACTTCTTCAGAAAAAGGAAAAGTGTTCAATGCGCTCGTTTACATGCACAGGTACGAAAAAACTACCCTGGCGAAGATGAGGATCGATTATCTGCTGGACTTTGAGTCGAAGCTGGATGCTCAGAGGTCGCTTCTGGAAAAAGAAATTACTGAGAATTCCAAGAATAGTGGAAAAGCCGAGTCAGAACTTGCTAAACTTAATAAAAAGATCAATGAGCTCGTTAAGTATGATGAACTTCTAAAGAATAAAGCGGATCAGATGATTGAGATTGATCTGGATGATGGGGTTAAGGTGAATTATGAGAAATTTAAGGGATTAGTTGCAAAGATATAA
- a CDS encoding SLATT domain-containing protein — translation MSLEHTVKQIKKIRVDALLGKKKHFNAADRKEKVNNIVGAIIVILNIFTGSVFFYLIFENDTDFAKYIGAFIAFTGALLVAVREYFNLCPQIDGHRTVASSYLDLAKKCDRINSYILDGVLSENQIIEKIEELSLEIAEINLAANSFPTNKSDYVKSLKGFQAGEELYTEEELNT, via the coding sequence ATGTCACTTGAGCACACAGTAAAACAAATAAAAAAAATAAGAGTTGATGCTTTACTTGGCAAGAAAAAGCATTTTAATGCAGCAGATAGAAAAGAAAAAGTCAATAACATAGTCGGTGCCATTATAGTTATACTGAATATTTTTACTGGTTCAGTATTTTTTTATCTAATTTTTGAAAATGATACGGATTTTGCGAAATATATTGGGGCGTTTATAGCATTTACCGGAGCTTTACTTGTTGCAGTTAGAGAATATTTTAATTTATGTCCTCAAATAGACGGTCATAGAACTGTTGCTAGTAGCTATCTTGACTTGGCTAAAAAATGTGATCGAATTAACTCATACATATTGGATGGAGTGCTAAGTGAGAATCAGATAATTGAAAAAATAGAGGAATTATCTTTAGAGATTGCTGAAATCAACCTTGCTGCAAATTCTTTTCCTACAAATAAAAGCGATTATGTTAAATCTCTAAAAGGTTTCCAAGCTGGAGAGGAATTATACACTGAGGAAGAGCTAAACACTTAA